From Calderihabitans maritimus, one genomic window encodes:
- a CDS encoding 4Fe-4S dicluster domain-containing protein codes for MAIAKHLGFNERIGIGSLALLPKDHLYDFVDQLMEEFVVVGPVAKGSEFVFSEIRDPEQVRLDYETTILPPKKVLHRPFQTLFSFREDGGITEEERINKRQVLFGVHPCDVHAISILDKAYGSEYPDPYYMAHREQTLIIALNCTQVGKNCFCHSLDTGPSLKEGYDLLLTDLGCSYLVEVGSESGTGIVERTGLALAPRVKMVEKEKRLDNARKKFRKRLLTQGLHELLEENFRHPIWEELIKSCLACGSCTMVCPTCFCYNVVDKIDLSLKSGRRQREWDSCMLLEYAQVALGHNFRRDRDARIKQRIYHKLLYYEPQFGTLGCVGCGRCISACVKKIDITEIIVRMRGE; via the coding sequence TTGGCCATTGCAAAGCATTTGGGATTCAACGAGCGTATCGGAATCGGATCGCTGGCGCTTTTGCCTAAGGATCATCTTTATGATTTTGTAGATCAGTTGATGGAAGAATTTGTGGTGGTTGGCCCTGTAGCCAAGGGGAGCGAATTTGTTTTTAGTGAGATTCGTGATCCGGAACAGGTGCGACTTGACTATGAAACCACCATCCTGCCGCCGAAAAAAGTGTTGCACCGACCTTTCCAGACCCTGTTTTCCTTCCGGGAAGACGGGGGAATCACGGAGGAGGAAAGGATAAATAAGCGGCAGGTCCTATTTGGTGTTCACCCCTGCGATGTCCATGCCATTAGTATTCTGGATAAGGCCTACGGAAGCGAGTATCCGGATCCGTATTATATGGCTCACCGGGAACAGACCTTGATCATTGCCCTGAACTGCACGCAGGTAGGAAAAAACTGTTTCTGCCATTCCCTTGACACGGGACCCTCACTAAAGGAGGGGTACGATCTCCTGCTTACGGATCTGGGTTGCAGCTACTTAGTGGAAGTGGGCAGTGAGAGCGGAACCGGCATCGTGGAGCGGACTGGTTTGGCGCTTGCCCCCCGGGTAAAGATGGTGGAAAAAGAAAAACGTCTGGACAATGCGCGCAAGAAGTTTCGCAAGCGGTTGCTTACCCAGGGTTTACACGAATTATTGGAAGAAAATTTCCGTCACCCCATATGGGAGGAGTTAATTAAGTCCTGCTTGGCCTGCGGATCCTGCACTATGGTCTGCCCCACTTGTTTTTGCTATAACGTGGTAGATAAGATCGACTTAAGCCTGAAAAGTGGCAGGCGGCAACGGGAGTGGGACAGCTGCATGCTGTTGGAATACGCGCAGGTGGCCCTTGGCCACAATTTCCGCAGGGACCGAGATGCGCGCATCAAGCAGCGGATTTATCATAAGCTTCTCTATTACGAGCCCCAGTTCGGGACCTTGGGCTGTGTCGGATGTGGAAGGTGTATTTCCGCATGCGTGAAAAAAATTGATATTACGGAAATCATCGTGCGTATGAGGGGGGAATAG
- a CDS encoding oxidoreductase translates to MWRLNKPSVAVYKLSSCAGCQLEIVNLEPILFDLLGAVDIHYFVMAKRDNKPGPYDIGLVEGAVTCGEEIARLKQARKECRILVAFGTCACFGGIPSIKNWKPQRVVESIVYEDLSAIHSTTAYGIDNYVPVEAYLKGCPVSKDELVEFIKSILLGVRPYLRPHSVCVECKLHENVCLAVTKGEPCMGPVTTAGCGALCPSHQKPCEGCRGPANDPNPESLAETFKEYGLHKRDIVLKFRKFAGMNPEFAKGADAV, encoded by the coding sequence GTGTGGCGATTGAATAAGCCTTCCGTTGCCGTATATAAGCTAAGCTCGTGTGCCGGTTGCCAGCTGGAAATTGTTAACCTGGAACCTATCCTGTTCGATTTGTTGGGAGCGGTGGATATCCATTATTTCGTGATGGCCAAACGGGATAACAAGCCTGGTCCCTATGACATCGGCTTGGTGGAAGGTGCCGTAACCTGCGGCGAGGAGATCGCCAGGCTCAAGCAGGCCCGTAAAGAGTGCCGGATTTTGGTTGCGTTCGGAACTTGCGCGTGTTTTGGCGGCATCCCTTCCATTAAGAACTGGAAGCCGCAGCGCGTGGTAGAAAGTATAGTTTATGAAGACCTTTCGGCCATTCATTCTACCACTGCCTACGGAATCGATAATTATGTTCCGGTGGAAGCCTACCTGAAAGGCTGTCCGGTAAGTAAAGACGAGCTTGTAGAATTTATAAAAAGTATACTACTGGGGGTAAGGCCGTACCTGCGGCCGCACAGCGTGTGCGTGGAGTGCAAGCTACATGAGAACGTGTGTCTGGCGGTAACTAAGGGCGAGCCTTGCATGGGGCCAGTGACAACTGCCGGGTGCGGGGCCCTTTGCCCGTCGCACCAGAAACCGTGCGAAGGATGCCGCGGCCCGGCCAACGATCCTAACCCTGAGTCCCTTGCTGAGACTTTTAAGGAGTATGGGCTGCACAAGCGGGATATCGTTCTCAAGTTTCGCAAGTTTGCCGGTATGAATCCCGAGTTTGCTAAAGGAGCTGACGCGGTATGA
- a CDS encoding aldehyde ferredoxin oxidoreductase family protein: MNAYAGKILRVNLTTGSIVTEPLPVDKAKAFVGGRGLGGRMLAEEIPAGIDPLGEENKIFFITGPLTGTPAPTSGRYMVVTKSPLNNTIASSNSGGYWGAELKFAGYDMVIVEGKAKEPVYIYIKDDQVEIRPAAKYWGKLVGETTDLLLEEVGDPKARVLTIGPAGENLSPIAAVMNDRYRAAGRSGVGAVMGSKNLKAIVVRGSGKVELAQPDRFREVVSGVMRKIKEHSVTGQGLPSYGTAVLVNVINENGIFPTKNFQEAYFAPADEISGETLAEKYLVKRDPCYRCPIACGRYCRVDGEEGGGPEYETVWAYGSDCGVSDLKAIIKANNWCNEMGLDTISAGATIAAAMELYQRGYIKPEELDGPELKWGSGEAIVEWTRKMGLGEGFGAKLALGAARLCEAYGHPEVAMTVKKQELPAYDPRGVQGHGLQYATSNRGGCHVRGYMISPEVLGVPEQLDRFAVEGKAEWVKTFQDLTAVIDSMGLCLFTSFALSAQDYADLYNAATGLNLDVDELLTCGERIWNNERIFNLQEGYGAQDDTLPERLLKEPIPEGPSKGHVHRLSELLPAYYQIRGWDETGVPTSEKKQALGL, translated from the coding sequence ATGAATGCATATGCAGGAAAAATTTTGCGGGTGAACCTCACTACAGGGTCGATTGTCACTGAACCTCTGCCTGTCGATAAAGCCAAAGCGTTTGTTGGAGGGAGGGGACTCGGCGGCAGAATGCTGGCCGAGGAGATTCCGGCCGGTATTGACCCGCTCGGTGAGGAAAATAAAATTTTCTTCATTACCGGTCCGCTGACCGGAACCCCTGCTCCTACTTCCGGCCGTTATATGGTAGTGACCAAATCCCCCCTCAACAACACCATAGCTTCTTCCAACTCGGGAGGGTACTGGGGAGCAGAACTTAAATTTGCCGGCTATGATATGGTAATTGTGGAAGGAAAGGCCAAAGAACCTGTTTATATTTACATCAAGGACGACCAGGTAGAAATCCGGCCGGCGGCCAAGTATTGGGGCAAGCTGGTGGGTGAAACAACCGACTTATTGCTGGAGGAGGTGGGTGATCCAAAAGCCCGCGTTCTGACCATCGGTCCTGCCGGGGAAAACCTTTCCCCCATTGCTGCGGTGATGAATGACCGCTACCGGGCCGCCGGCCGTTCGGGAGTCGGTGCAGTGATGGGTTCGAAAAACCTAAAAGCCATAGTGGTACGGGGCAGTGGTAAGGTAGAATTAGCCCAACCGGATAGGTTTAGAGAAGTAGTTAGCGGTGTTATGAGAAAGATCAAAGAGCATTCGGTAACCGGCCAAGGATTGCCGTCTTACGGTACTGCCGTCTTGGTAAATGTGATCAATGAAAACGGTATATTCCCCACCAAGAACTTCCAAGAAGCCTATTTTGCCCCGGCCGATGAAATTTCCGGTGAAACCTTGGCGGAGAAATATCTGGTAAAGAGGGATCCCTGTTATCGCTGTCCCATCGCCTGTGGCCGCTACTGCCGCGTTGACGGAGAAGAAGGAGGCGGCCCGGAATATGAAACGGTGTGGGCCTACGGCTCCGACTGCGGTGTATCTGACCTTAAAGCGATAATTAAGGCCAACAACTGGTGCAATGAAATGGGTTTGGATACTATTTCTGCCGGCGCTACCATTGCCGCGGCTATGGAACTTTACCAGCGGGGTTATATCAAACCGGAAGAATTAGACGGGCCCGAACTGAAGTGGGGCAGCGGCGAAGCCATTGTTGAATGGACCAGAAAGATGGGTCTAGGAGAAGGGTTTGGTGCCAAGTTGGCGTTGGGCGCTGCCCGGCTGTGCGAAGCGTACGGTCATCCCGAGGTGGCCATGACGGTGAAAAAGCAGGAACTGCCTGCCTACGACCCGCGGGGTGTGCAGGGCCATGGTTTGCAGTACGCTACTTCTAACCGGGGCGGCTGCCATGTCCGGGGCTACATGATATCTCCTGAGGTACTGGGTGTTCCCGAACAACTGGACCGCTTTGCCGTGGAGGGTAAGGCCGAGTGGGTTAAGACCTTCCAGGACTTGACGGCGGTTATTGATAGTATGGGGCTGTGCCTCTTCACGTCCTTTGCCCTTAGTGCCCAAGACTACGCTGATTTGTACAATGCAGCTACCGGGTTGAACCTTGACGTTGATGAACTGTTGACCTGCGGAGAACGGATCTGGAATAATGAACGGATTTTCAACCTGCAGGAAGGTTACGGGGCCCAGGATGATACCTTACCCGAGCGGTTGCTAAAAGAACCCATTCCTGAAGGTCCTTCTAAAGGGCATGTACACCGCCTGTCAGAACTGCTGCCGGCCTACTATCAAATAAGAGGTTGGGACGAAACTGGTGTTCCTACTTCTGAAAAGAAACAGGCTTTAGGGCTGTAA
- a CDS encoding FAD/NAD(P)-binding protein — protein sequence MLNPFRPEPAVIKEIKKETHDTTTYTLTFKDANIQADYFFQPGQFNMITIFGIGEAPISISSDPDNRSSFQHTVRHVGNVTNKLATLQEGAIVGVRGPYGTGWPIDLMQGKNVLIVAGGIGLAPLRPVILHLIKHRAEFGKVEILYGARTPNDMLYTDQYADWSRQDRFRVLFTVDRITGDRQWPHRVGVVTTLFQEMESTPENTLVLTCGPEIMMQFVVKNLLQRGFNQQQIYVSLERRMNCGVRKCGKCQIGPKFVCRDGPVFALAELAALPEETLGGVAIE from the coding sequence ATGCTCAACCCATTTAGACCGGAACCTGCCGTGATTAAGGAAATCAAAAAAGAAACACATGATACTACTACTTACACGCTGACTTTCAAAGATGCAAATATACAGGCGGATTACTTCTTTCAGCCGGGCCAGTTCAATATGATTACCATTTTCGGCATTGGCGAGGCTCCCATTTCCATCAGTTCTGATCCCGACAACCGGAGCAGCTTTCAGCACACGGTGCGGCATGTGGGCAACGTGACTAATAAACTGGCAACGTTGCAAGAAGGAGCTATCGTCGGGGTGCGGGGTCCGTACGGTACGGGATGGCCCATTGACTTGATGCAGGGCAAAAACGTGCTTATTGTTGCCGGAGGAATTGGGCTGGCGCCCCTGCGTCCCGTCATTTTACACCTGATAAAACACCGGGCGGAATTCGGAAAAGTGGAGATCCTCTACGGTGCGCGTACACCGAACGACATGCTTTATACCGACCAGTATGCGGATTGGTCCAGGCAGGACAGATTTCGCGTCCTGTTTACGGTGGACCGGATAACGGGAGACAGGCAATGGCCGCACAGGGTGGGCGTAGTAACGACACTTTTTCAGGAGATGGAAAGTACGCCTGAAAATACCTTGGTTCTAACATGCGGTCCGGAAATCATGATGCAGTTCGTAGTGAAGAACCTGTTACAGCGGGGATTTAACCAGCAACAAATTTACGTTTCCCTGGAGCGCAGGATGAACTGCGGCGTACGCAAGTGCGGCAAATGTCAAATCGGGCCCAAATTCGTTTGCCGAGACGGCCCTGTTTTTGCCCTGGCGGAACTAGCGGCCCTTCCCGAAGAAACGTTGGGAGGTGTGGCGATTGAATAA
- a CDS encoding sigma-54-dependent Fis family transcriptional regulator, whose protein sequence is MSDVWRRFVTGEGPVDEVDPTIYRSWQRCKALEVDYQRVGSNEILSKPRLRERCQAQEDLIQAGKPVLPYVFRLLKGLNYMVLLCDGEGYILEALGDPPFMTKAQQVYLSPGANWREDIKGTNAIGTSLAEKAPVKVRGWEHFVQENHFLSCWAAPLRNSRGDIVGVLDVSGEAANQKERLLEIVVMGARMIEQNLQLIELKRNFRFCKQGIRLAAEMLREGFIAIDGDGVITEINRAGAQLLGRRREEIIGRPASDVFCGNKNWKIDGGDLELEVEKKSGLRIRPRLREVTDDEGYTVGVVGVLQVNPADKKEAETPLWVGRSEITRKVFERAAKAAQTKSTVLIQGESGTGKEIVARYIHEASPWREGPFIGVNCAALPSTLIESELFGYADGAFTGAKRGGRPGKFELADGGTIFLDEIGDMALNAQAALLRLLQEAEVFRIGDTKARKINVRVIAATNKNLSDLVAEGLFRQDLYYRLKVITIDVPPLRYRKEDIWDLVPYFVRQTCQTLGKPPLGIAEEVYTYLFAYSWPGNVRELKNCIESMVAMADGPLLTVEDIPAEIKNAAGSEAGMQQSLLKRQTREAILQALAQTEGKIAPAARLLGIGRSTLYRKMKELGIKP, encoded by the coding sequence ATGAGCGATGTCTGGCGGCGTTTTGTCACCGGTGAAGGGCCGGTAGATGAAGTCGATCCCACAATTTACCGGTCCTGGCAGCGCTGCAAGGCGTTGGAAGTTGATTACCAGCGTGTGGGTAGCAACGAAATTTTATCCAAACCCCGGTTACGGGAACGCTGCCAGGCCCAGGAAGATTTAATTCAAGCGGGAAAACCGGTTTTGCCTTATGTCTTTCGCCTGTTAAAAGGCTTAAATTACATGGTGCTACTTTGTGACGGCGAAGGATATATCCTGGAAGCATTGGGAGATCCTCCTTTTATGACCAAGGCCCAGCAGGTATATCTGTCTCCCGGAGCCAACTGGCGGGAAGATATTAAGGGTACAAATGCTATTGGTACTTCTCTGGCGGAAAAGGCTCCGGTAAAGGTGCGGGGCTGGGAACATTTTGTGCAGGAGAATCACTTTTTGTCTTGCTGGGCGGCACCGCTGCGGAATTCCAGAGGCGATATTGTAGGAGTTCTGGATGTTTCCGGTGAAGCAGCGAACCAGAAAGAACGTTTATTAGAAATAGTCGTCATGGGAGCGAGGATGATAGAACAGAATCTGCAGCTTATAGAACTCAAACGTAATTTTCGTTTTTGCAAGCAAGGAATTCGATTGGCCGCAGAGATGCTGCGTGAAGGTTTTATAGCTATCGATGGGGACGGAGTAATTACTGAAATAAACCGGGCAGGGGCTCAGTTGCTGGGTCGCCGTCGAGAAGAAATTATCGGCCGCCCGGCTTCAGATGTTTTTTGTGGGAACAAGAACTGGAAAATTGATGGCGGGGATCTGGAGCTTGAGGTGGAAAAGAAGTCGGGCCTAAGAATCAGGCCGCGGCTGCGTGAAGTAACAGATGATGAGGGATATACGGTGGGCGTTGTGGGGGTACTGCAAGTAAATCCAGCCGATAAAAAAGAGGCGGAAACGCCTTTATGGGTAGGACGCAGTGAAATAACCAGGAAAGTTTTTGAGAGGGCGGCTAAAGCGGCGCAGACCAAATCTACGGTGCTCATTCAGGGAGAAAGCGGGACCGGAAAGGAGATCGTCGCCCGTTACATTCATGAAGCCAGCCCCTGGCGAGAAGGTCCTTTTATCGGCGTTAATTGTGCCGCCTTACCCTCCACTTTGATCGAAAGCGAACTTTTTGGCTATGCCGATGGGGCTTTTACAGGAGCCAAGCGCGGCGGACGGCCGGGAAAGTTTGAGCTGGCCGATGGAGGTACTATTTTTTTAGATGAAATCGGCGATATGGCTCTCAATGCGCAGGCAGCGCTGCTGAGGCTGCTGCAGGAAGCGGAAGTATTTAGAATTGGAGACACCAAGGCGCGCAAAATTAATGTTCGGGTTATTGCGGCTACTAATAAGAACTTATCAGACCTAGTCGCTGAAGGGTTATTCCGTCAGGATTTGTACTACAGGCTGAAAGTGATAACCATTGATGTACCTCCTCTCCGCTACCGAAAGGAAGATATATGGGATCTGGTGCCTTACTTTGTTCGCCAAACCTGCCAGACATTAGGGAAGCCACCTTTGGGGATAGCAGAGGAAGTATATACGTATTTATTTGCCTATTCTTGGCCGGGCAATGTTCGAGAGCTGAAAAACTGTATTGAAAGCATGGTCGCCATGGCAGACGGACCTCTCCTGACGGTAGAAGATATACCTGCCGAAATAAAAAATGCAGCTGGCTCTGAGGCAGGTATGCAGCAGTCCCTGCTAAAGCGACAAACCAGGGAGGCGATTCTGCAGGCTTTAGCCCAAACCGAGGGGAAGATTGCCCCTGCTGCTCGTCTTTTAGGTATCGGGCGGAGCACTTTATATCGGAAGATGAAAGAATTAGGAATAAAACCCTGA
- a CDS encoding MoaD/ThiS family protein yields MKITVKLFATLRTGRFKVETREYNPGTTVGEVIKDLNIAEEEAALILVNGRHAQLDYQLSEGDTLSLFPPLGGG; encoded by the coding sequence GTGAAAATAACGGTAAAATTATTTGCTACGTTGCGTACAGGAAGGTTTAAGGTGGAAACCAGGGAATATAATCCCGGGACCACCGTCGGTGAGGTAATTAAAGATTTGAACATTGCTGAGGAAGAAGCGGCCTTGATTTTAGTCAACGGTCGCCACGCCCAACTGGATTACCAGTTGAGTGAAGGGGATACTTTATCCCTGTTTCCGCCGCTGGGAGGCGGGTAA
- a CDS encoding hydrogenase maturation protease, with translation MLEAQVVVGCGNLLASDDGVGIHVVRELLSRRLPPAVKVIEAGVPGLRLLDLIRDTQRAIIVDAVVAGERPGTVLRFNGSQLPRHARIGCSLHGMDLLYTLNLGWRLEPERMPKEIIIIGIQVERQAPWRTELSPSVAAAVPKAVEAVMAEISNCPSAD, from the coding sequence ATGCTCGAAGCACAAGTTGTGGTAGGATGCGGCAACTTGCTGGCCTCCGATGACGGAGTGGGAATTCATGTGGTGCGAGAGCTGCTTTCTCGCCGGCTTCCGCCTGCTGTAAAAGTAATCGAAGCGGGTGTTCCGGGGTTGCGCCTTTTGGATCTCATCCGTGATACCCAACGGGCCATCATCGTGGATGCAGTGGTGGCCGGTGAGAGGCCGGGGACGGTTTTGAGATTTAATGGAAGCCAGTTGCCCCGCCACGCCCGTATTGGGTGTTCACTGCATGGAATGGATCTGCTTTACACCCTAAACCTAGGGTGGCGGCTGGAACCTGAACGAATGCCGAAGGAGATCATAATTATCGGAATTCAGGTGGAGCGGCAAGCCCCATGGAGGACGGAACTGTCACCTTCAGTAGCGGCTGCCGTTCCAAAAGCAGTGGAAGCCGTGATGGCGGAAATTAGCAATTGCCCGTCTGCGGACTGA
- a CDS encoding iron-containing alcohol dehydrogenase: MAIVHRVHGYFMPTVNLMGAGAHKKVGEQAKLLGGEKALLVTDAYLDKIGMAREIADIIEAAGVKVVIYPGAEPNPTDKNVHDGVELFKKEGCNLIVSVGGGSSHDCAKGIGIVAANGGNIRDYEGVDKSTKPMVPLIAVNTTAGTASEMTRFCIITDTERKVKMAIVDWRCTPNVAINDPLLMMKKPPSLTAATGMDALTHAVEAYVSTDATPVTDSAALMAIRLISQYLRRAVANGDDFEARDKMAYAEFLAGMAFNNAGLGYVHAMAHQLGGVYNLPHGVCNAVLLPHVEGFNLIANPQRFADIAEAMGENIEGLSVRAAADKALEAIRQLSRDIGIPGGLKELGVKEEDIPAMAQNAMKDACSFTNPRKATLDDVIQIYKNAL, translated from the coding sequence ATGGCTATTGTCCACCGAGTTCACGGTTATTTCATGCCTACAGTCAACCTCATGGGGGCAGGCGCGCACAAAAAGGTAGGCGAGCAGGCGAAGTTGCTAGGGGGTGAAAAGGCTTTACTAGTAACCGATGCCTATTTGGATAAAATTGGTATGGCGCGAGAAATTGCCGATATTATCGAAGCGGCAGGAGTTAAGGTAGTAATTTATCCGGGGGCTGAGCCCAATCCCACTGATAAAAACGTTCATGATGGGGTGGAGCTGTTCAAAAAAGAAGGTTGTAATCTCATAGTTTCGGTAGGAGGCGGTTCCAGCCACGACTGTGCGAAAGGTATAGGCATTGTTGCTGCTAACGGCGGCAACATTCGGGATTATGAGGGAGTAGACAAATCTACCAAGCCGATGGTTCCTTTGATTGCAGTGAATACCACTGCGGGGACGGCTAGTGAAATGACCCGGTTCTGTATTATCACCGATACTGAACGCAAGGTAAAGATGGCTATTGTCGATTGGCGATGCACGCCTAACGTGGCCATAAATGATCCCTTGTTAATGATGAAGAAGCCTCCTTCCTTAACGGCGGCAACAGGGATGGATGCTTTAACCCATGCAGTAGAAGCTTACGTTTCCACTGATGCTACTCCTGTTACCGATTCTGCGGCTTTGATGGCTATCAGGCTGATCAGTCAGTACTTGCGCCGGGCGGTGGCCAATGGTGATGATTTTGAAGCCCGGGATAAGATGGCCTATGCCGAATTTCTGGCAGGTATGGCTTTTAATAATGCCGGGCTAGGTTATGTCCATGCTATGGCTCACCAGTTGGGTGGTGTTTATAATCTGCCCCATGGCGTATGTAACGCTGTTCTGTTGCCTCACGTAGAAGGCTTCAACTTGATCGCCAACCCCCAGCGTTTTGCAGATATCGCTGAAGCCATGGGTGAAAATATTGAAGGCTTATCTGTGCGGGCAGCCGCGGACAAAGCCCTGGAAGCCATCAGGCAGTTGTCCCGGGATATAGGTATTCCTGGCGGTCTCAAGGAATTAGGAGTCAAAGAGGAAGATATTCCTGCCATGGCCCAGAATGCTATGAAAGATGCCTGCAGCTTCACCAACCCCCGGAAGGCAACACTGGATGATGTGATCCAAATCTACAAAAACGCACTATAA
- a CDS encoding Ni/Fe hydrogenase subunit alpha yields the protein MTLERIQVDYLARVEGEAALKITLSDGKIKDLMLNVFEPPRFFEGFLVGRRFEEVPELVSRICGICPVSHQITSLQAIEDALGIEVSQQTRDLRKLLALSQYIQSHSLHVYMLAAPDFLGYESALSMVEDYRPVVERALRMKRLGNDITAAIGGREVHPVTAAVNGFTKVPSRKVLRDFLLRLEQAKQDALETVKLIGSLQVPDLTRDCEHVALRSTNEYAINEGRLVSTKGLDIPVWQYRNHIKEKHVPHSNALHSYIVGRGSFLVGPLARVNLNFDRLSPDAQKAALETGVQFPNFNPFYSALARAIELVHSVDESIEIIERLDPVEEDRSFEVKGGEGFAITEAPRGVLYHSYRINDEGLVEAADIVTPTAHNVNNMEQDLREYVPRVINLPEEEARLKCEMVIRNYDPCFSCSTHFLRLEIKRQ from the coding sequence ATGACGCTGGAACGAATTCAAGTCGATTATCTGGCGCGGGTGGAAGGTGAGGCGGCGCTAAAGATTACTCTGTCCGACGGAAAGATAAAGGACTTGATGCTAAACGTTTTTGAGCCGCCAAGGTTCTTTGAGGGGTTCCTGGTGGGTCGTCGCTTTGAAGAGGTACCCGAACTGGTCTCCCGTATTTGCGGCATCTGTCCTGTGTCACACCAGATAACTTCATTACAGGCTATCGAAGATGCCCTGGGCATTGAAGTGAGCCAGCAAACCCGGGATTTGCGGAAACTGTTAGCCTTGAGCCAGTATATTCAAAGTCATTCCCTGCACGTTTATATGCTGGCAGCACCTGATTTTCTAGGTTACGAAAGCGCCCTGTCCATGGTGGAGGATTACAGACCGGTGGTGGAGCGGGCGCTGCGCATGAAACGCCTGGGTAATGATATTACCGCTGCCATCGGCGGGCGCGAGGTACACCCGGTCACGGCTGCGGTAAACGGATTTACCAAGGTGCCGTCCCGGAAGGTGCTGAGGGACTTTCTGCTGCGTCTGGAGCAGGCGAAACAAGATGCCCTGGAAACGGTCAAACTTATCGGCTCGCTACAGGTGCCAGATTTAACGCGGGACTGCGAACACGTGGCTCTCAGAAGTACCAATGAGTATGCCATTAATGAAGGAAGGCTGGTCTCTACCAAAGGGCTGGACATCCCGGTTTGGCAGTACAGAAATCATATCAAGGAGAAGCATGTGCCCCATTCGAATGCCCTTCATTCGTACATCGTGGGGCGCGGGTCCTTCCTGGTAGGACCGTTAGCGCGGGTTAACCTGAACTTCGACCGGCTTTCTCCCGATGCCCAAAAAGCTGCTCTGGAAACCGGTGTGCAGTTTCCAAACTTCAACCCCTTTTACAGCGCCCTTGCCCGCGCTATCGAATTGGTGCATAGCGTAGACGAATCCATCGAAATCATTGAGCGGCTTGATCCGGTAGAAGAAGACCGGAGCTTTGAAGTCAAGGGCGGAGAAGGATTTGCGATTACCGAGGCCCCGCGGGGAGTTCTTTACCACAGTTATCGCATCAATGACGAGGGGTTGGTGGAGGCGGCGGATATCGTTACGCCCACTGCCCATAATGTGAACAATATGGAACAGGATTTGAGGGAATATGTACCGAGAGTCATTAATTTGCCCGAAGAAGAAGCCAGGCTGAAGTGCGAAATGGTCATCCGTAATTATGACCCCTGCTTTTCCTGTTCTACTCACTTCCTGAGATTGGAGATTAAGCGACAATAA
- a CDS encoding radical SAM protein, which produces MFRPYSNTDWEVVFKPGPTLRKLYVELTNRCNLSCSMCYRHSWPGRQGEMEEIIFSKLLHELPRFQYLQEIVLGGLGEPLLHSHFWEWLGRLRVAFQGKIVLTTNGLLLTSVEIVELAKLGVERIIVSVDGADKTVQQRVRGTEAGEVSRKLLELGHTIRETPGVTWWWETVWQEKNKEQLPELIKLAAQCHVEKLLVSHLMVTTPAQVGQALFDPELSEKDETILAKARNLALLHRVSLQLPKHRPVTERHCAFVEGQSTVISWDGRVSPCYRFLHGCKEYFYGRTKDVAPFHFGKLTTESLEKIWSKKDYLEFRYRVANSLYPSCPDCELLDGCDVVNRAEGDCDGGRPACGDCLWARGMILCP; this is translated from the coding sequence ATGTTTCGACCATACAGCAACACAGACTGGGAAGTGGTTTTCAAACCCGGGCCCACCTTACGCAAACTCTACGTGGAACTGACCAATCGGTGTAACTTATCTTGCTCTATGTGTTACCGCCACAGTTGGCCCGGGCGCCAAGGCGAAATGGAAGAAATCATCTTTTCTAAATTGTTGCACGAGCTACCCCGATTCCAGTATTTGCAGGAGATAGTTCTGGGTGGTCTGGGGGAACCCTTATTACACAGTCATTTTTGGGAGTGGCTGGGCCGTCTGCGTGTTGCGTTCCAGGGAAAAATTGTTTTGACAACCAATGGATTGCTGTTGACGAGCGTGGAAATCGTAGAGCTGGCCAAGCTGGGTGTCGAGAGGATAATTGTTTCCGTGGATGGGGCGGACAAAACGGTGCAGCAACGGGTTAGAGGGACGGAAGCGGGCGAAGTTAGCCGGAAACTATTGGAACTAGGCCATACCATCCGGGAAACACCGGGAGTTACGTGGTGGTGGGAAACAGTTTGGCAAGAGAAAAATAAAGAGCAATTACCGGAACTTATCAAGTTGGCCGCTCAATGCCATGTAGAAAAATTACTGGTCAGCCATTTAATGGTTACAACACCGGCACAGGTCGGCCAGGCGTTGTTTGATCCTGAACTTTCAGAAAAAGACGAGACAATACTGGCTAAAGCCCGTAACCTGGCCCTGCTTCACCGGGTTTCGCTGCAACTCCCCAAGCACCGGCCGGTAACTGAACGCCATTGTGCCTTCGTGGAGGGGCAAAGTACGGTAATTAGCTGGGATGGCAGGGTGAGTCCATGTTATCGCTTTTTGCATGGCTGTAAAGAATATTTTTACGGTCGCACCAAAGATGTGGCACCTTTCCATTTTGGTAAATTGACAACCGAAAGCCTTGAAAAAATCTGGAGCAAGAAAGATTACCTGGAGTTTCGTTATCGGGTGGCCAATAGTCTATATCCTTCCTGCCCTGACTGCGAGCTGCTCGACGGTTGTGATGTCGTTAACCGGGCGGAAGGAGACTGCGATGGCGGGCGGCCCGCCTGCGGCGATTGTCTTTGGGCCAGAGGTATGATATTATGTCCTTAG